In one Carassius carassius chromosome 14, fCarCar2.1, whole genome shotgun sequence genomic region, the following are encoded:
- the pik3ap1 gene encoding phosphoinositide 3-kinase adapter protein 1 isoform X1, which yields MCEVLIVYTSEAREWADYLQQILAASCNFTEGSVILYDVNEEMWMKNHELFGSSKCIMLLLSAALLDMQLDPEVQDTFRDLLQPPFKIVAFLCGITEGQVSADCFEYWEYWRKLNSEDEPSVYVSTVLECIDNGSVSENHCQNPYEIELEEQMNEFTLSDFPEPLPDETEQIQLNGNDVCNTEQTSSNTTEPQDDQTSLTVQPDRILCGNCVNIYIITVKKIVDEGRLEVEFHSQYSTPQRMPGTLVNEYIVTVQSPDMPAGKVSLTLYQNESVVCSTTVTYYTEMEEICRYLKKAMDPVQFMCQAFDITSKVPESLDNLLADCLEERMPLNALQVFGIGQIADNTPANHRDVELPTLLHFSAKYGFKKLTSLLMRCPGAMQAYSVMNKDGDYPNKLAEKSGFSDLRQFMDEFVETVDLVKTHMEESQDTSGNEDIYEDMLTASQNFITNFDNEDIYESMMKLNPDMNDDLESALEDCNSETMLRKFFEAQPDKSLKSFEHTSTNGGLPEMDDEDYHDLNVDIYGDIEEEDLYNPCCPDQIYDTVEPQSTPEIINRPPAPIPRPANLPEPEENTTYISKVFSLKEPVYSLSQRPERDSSLAPVRLVRDRDMSSHHDPFAGMKTPGQRQLISLQERVKVGELTVEEAVQEFKAWQFDQDKRWRSLRFQQDNLQRLRDSITRRCRGKGTNELMITAPMQTNSQWGSQMNVNCSVYEPAPRSIAQPPPVSRPLQRGSWQTGSTSSTSSFTCAGSSSHRLSIQSTVSNSSGVEGECEEPPDIPLPPRPFRSVVDTPPVLPPPRVPPRVIERNPEIPNERYVSTPSRPVHQTSAQRPTPPPPIPRRTW from the exons ATGTGTGAGGTGTTAATTGTTTATACCAGTGAAGCCAGGGAATGGGCCGACTATCTACAGCAAATCTTGGCagcatcatgtaactttacagaGGGCTCCGTCATTCTGTATGATGTGAATGAAGAGATGTGGATGAAAAACCATGAGCTGTTTGGCTCCAGCAAATGCATCATGCTTTTGCTGTCTGCTGCATTGCTGGACATGCAGCTAGACCCTGAGGTGCAGGACACTTTCCGGGATCTTCTTCAGCCTCCATTCAAAATTGTTGCCTTTTTGTGTGGTATAACAGAAGGGCAAGTGTCAGCGGACTGTTTTGAATACTGGGAGTATTGGAGAAAGCTCAATTCAGAAGACGAACCATCAGTATATGTGTCTACTGTCCTTGAGTGTATTGATAATG GATCTGTTAGTGAAAACCATTGCCAGAATCCATATGAAATTGAACTAGAAGAACAAATGAATGAGTTCACATTATCAGATTTTCCCGAGCCTTTGCCCGATGAGACGGAACAGATTCAGTTGAATGGGAATGATGTCTGTAATACTGAGCAAACTTCTTCAAATACCACAGAGCCACAAGATGACCAAACTAGTCTCACTGTCCAGCCAGACAGAATACTCTGTGGG AATTGTGTGAATATTTATATAATCACGGTAAAGAAAATTGTGGATGAGGGCAGACTGGAGGTGGAGTTTCACTCTCAATACTCGACACCTCAGCGGATGCCTGGAACTCTTGTAAATGAGTACATTGTTACTGTACAGTCACCTG ATATGCCAGCTGGGAAAGTCTCATTAACTCTTTATCAAAATGAATCTGTGGTCTGTTCAACTACTGTAACATATTACACAGAAATGGAGGAAATTTGCAGGTATCTAAAGAAAGCAATGGATCCAGTGCAGTTCATGTGTCAG GCATTTGATATCACATCAAAGGTTCCCGAGTCATTGGATAATTTGCTTGCTGACTGTCTGGAAGAACGGATGCCTCTAAATGCATTACAAGTATTTGGAATAGGTCAAATTGCAGATAACACACCTGCGA ATCACCGTGATGTGGAACTTCCCACACTGCTTCACTTCTCAGCCAAGTATGGCTTTAAAAAGTTAACGTCTTTGTTAATGCGGTGTCCTGGAGCCATGCAGGCCTACAGTGTGATGAACAAAGATGGCGATTACCCTAACAAACTGGCCGAGAAGAGTGGCTTCTCTGATTTAAGGCAGTTCATGGACGAATTTGTT gAGACAGTAGATCTAGTGAAGACACACATGGAGGAATCTCAGGACACATCTGGCAACGAGGATATCTATGAGGACATGTTGACGGCTTCCCAAAATTTCATCACAAATTTCGATAATGAGGACATTTACGAGTCTATGATGAAACTGAATCCTGACATGA ATGATGATCTGGAAAGTGCTCTGGAGGACTGTAACTCGGAGACAATGCTGAGAAAGTTTTTTGAAG CACAACCTGACAAGAGTTTAAAGTCCTTTGAACATACTTCAACTAATGGTGGATTACCTGAAATGGATGATGAAGATTACCATGACCTTAATGTGGATATCTATGGGGACATAGAAGAAGAGGACCTTTATAATCCATGCTGCCCTGATCAAATTTATGACACGGTGGAGCCACAATCCACCCCCGAAATAATCAACCGCCCACCAGCACCGATTCCACGACCTGCCAACCTGCCAGAGCCTGAAGAGAACACAACCTACATTTCCAAAG TTTTCTCTCTCAAGGAACCTGTATACTCACTCAGTCAACGGCCAGAAAGGGATTCCTCTTTAG CTCCTGTACGGCTGgtgagagacagagacatgaGCAGTCATCATGACCCCTTTGCAGGTATGAAGACCCCGGGACAAAGGCAGCTCATCTCTCTGCAGGAGAGGGTGAAGGTGGGTGAGCTGACTGTGGAAGAGGCAGTGCAGGAGTTCAAGGCTTGGCAGTTTGATCAAGATAAAAGATGGCGCTCTCTCCGCTTTCAGCAG GACAATTTACAAAGATTAAGAGACAGCATCACTCGACGCTGTAGAGGCAAAGGGACAAATG AGCTTATGATTACAGCACCCATGCAAACAAACAGTCAGTGGGGTTCTCAAATGAACGTGAATTGCTCAGTGTACGAACCTGCACCTCGTTCGATTGCTCAACCCCCTCCTGTTAGTAGACCGCTGCAGAGAGGAAGCTGGCAGACAGGAAGCACCTCCAGCACTTCTA GTTTTACCTGTGCAGGTAGTAGCAGTCACAGATTGAGCATTCAGAGCACTGTCAGCAACAGCAGTGGGGTGGAAGGAGAATGTGAG GAGCCTCCAGATATTCCACTTCCTCCTCGGCCTTTCCGGTCTGTAGTGGATACTCCACCAGTGCTCCCTCCACCCAGGGTCCCACCACGGGTAATAGAGAG GAATCCAGAGATACCAAACGAGCGATATGTATCAACTCCATCCCGTCCTGTTCATCAGACGTCTGCGCAAAGGCCCACACCACCTCCACCCATACCGAGACGCACATGGTGA
- the pik3ap1 gene encoding phosphoinositide 3-kinase adapter protein 1 isoform X2, whose translation MCEVLIVYTSEAREWADYLQQILAASCNFTEGSVILYDVNEEMWMKNHELFGSSKCIMLLLSAALLDMQLDPEVQDTFRDLLQPPFKIVAFLCGITEGQVSADCFEYWEYWRKLNSEDEPSVYVSTVLECIDNGSVSENHCQNPYEIELEEQMNEFTLSDFPEPLPDETEQIQLNGNDVCNTEQTSSNTTEPQDDQTSLTVQPDRILCGNCVNIYIITVKKIVDEGRLEVEFHSQYSTPQRMPGTLVNEYIVTVQSPDMPAGKVSLTLYQNESVVCSTTVTYYTEMEEICRYLKKAMDPVQFMCQAFDITSKVPESLDNLLADCLEERMPLNALQVFGIGQIADNTPANHRDVELPTLLHFSAKYGFKKLTSLLMRCPGAMQAYSVMNKDGDYPNKLAEKSGFSDLRQFMDEFVETVDLVKTHMEESQDTSGNEDIYEDMLTASQNFITNFDNEDIYESMMKLNPDMNDDLESALEDCNSETMLRKFFEAQPDKSLKSFEHTSTNGGLPEMDDEDYHDLNVDIYGDIEEEDLYNPCCPDQIYDTVEPQSTPEIINRPPAPIPRPANLPEPEENTTYISKVFSLKEPVYSLSQRPERDSSLAPVRLVRDRDMSSHHDPFAGMKTPGQRQLISLQERVKVGELTVEEAVQEFKAWQFDQDKRWRSLRFQQDNLQRLRDSITRRCRGKGTNELMITAPMQTNSQWGSQMNVNCSVYEPAPRSIAQPPPVSRPLQRGSWQTGSTSSTSSSSSHRLSIQSTVSNSSGVEGECEEPPDIPLPPRPFRSVVDTPPVLPPPRVPPRVIERNPEIPNERYVSTPSRPVHQTSAQRPTPPPPIPRRTW comes from the exons ATGTGTGAGGTGTTAATTGTTTATACCAGTGAAGCCAGGGAATGGGCCGACTATCTACAGCAAATCTTGGCagcatcatgtaactttacagaGGGCTCCGTCATTCTGTATGATGTGAATGAAGAGATGTGGATGAAAAACCATGAGCTGTTTGGCTCCAGCAAATGCATCATGCTTTTGCTGTCTGCTGCATTGCTGGACATGCAGCTAGACCCTGAGGTGCAGGACACTTTCCGGGATCTTCTTCAGCCTCCATTCAAAATTGTTGCCTTTTTGTGTGGTATAACAGAAGGGCAAGTGTCAGCGGACTGTTTTGAATACTGGGAGTATTGGAGAAAGCTCAATTCAGAAGACGAACCATCAGTATATGTGTCTACTGTCCTTGAGTGTATTGATAATG GATCTGTTAGTGAAAACCATTGCCAGAATCCATATGAAATTGAACTAGAAGAACAAATGAATGAGTTCACATTATCAGATTTTCCCGAGCCTTTGCCCGATGAGACGGAACAGATTCAGTTGAATGGGAATGATGTCTGTAATACTGAGCAAACTTCTTCAAATACCACAGAGCCACAAGATGACCAAACTAGTCTCACTGTCCAGCCAGACAGAATACTCTGTGGG AATTGTGTGAATATTTATATAATCACGGTAAAGAAAATTGTGGATGAGGGCAGACTGGAGGTGGAGTTTCACTCTCAATACTCGACACCTCAGCGGATGCCTGGAACTCTTGTAAATGAGTACATTGTTACTGTACAGTCACCTG ATATGCCAGCTGGGAAAGTCTCATTAACTCTTTATCAAAATGAATCTGTGGTCTGTTCAACTACTGTAACATATTACACAGAAATGGAGGAAATTTGCAGGTATCTAAAGAAAGCAATGGATCCAGTGCAGTTCATGTGTCAG GCATTTGATATCACATCAAAGGTTCCCGAGTCATTGGATAATTTGCTTGCTGACTGTCTGGAAGAACGGATGCCTCTAAATGCATTACAAGTATTTGGAATAGGTCAAATTGCAGATAACACACCTGCGA ATCACCGTGATGTGGAACTTCCCACACTGCTTCACTTCTCAGCCAAGTATGGCTTTAAAAAGTTAACGTCTTTGTTAATGCGGTGTCCTGGAGCCATGCAGGCCTACAGTGTGATGAACAAAGATGGCGATTACCCTAACAAACTGGCCGAGAAGAGTGGCTTCTCTGATTTAAGGCAGTTCATGGACGAATTTGTT gAGACAGTAGATCTAGTGAAGACACACATGGAGGAATCTCAGGACACATCTGGCAACGAGGATATCTATGAGGACATGTTGACGGCTTCCCAAAATTTCATCACAAATTTCGATAATGAGGACATTTACGAGTCTATGATGAAACTGAATCCTGACATGA ATGATGATCTGGAAAGTGCTCTGGAGGACTGTAACTCGGAGACAATGCTGAGAAAGTTTTTTGAAG CACAACCTGACAAGAGTTTAAAGTCCTTTGAACATACTTCAACTAATGGTGGATTACCTGAAATGGATGATGAAGATTACCATGACCTTAATGTGGATATCTATGGGGACATAGAAGAAGAGGACCTTTATAATCCATGCTGCCCTGATCAAATTTATGACACGGTGGAGCCACAATCCACCCCCGAAATAATCAACCGCCCACCAGCACCGATTCCACGACCTGCCAACCTGCCAGAGCCTGAAGAGAACACAACCTACATTTCCAAAG TTTTCTCTCTCAAGGAACCTGTATACTCACTCAGTCAACGGCCAGAAAGGGATTCCTCTTTAG CTCCTGTACGGCTGgtgagagacagagacatgaGCAGTCATCATGACCCCTTTGCAGGTATGAAGACCCCGGGACAAAGGCAGCTCATCTCTCTGCAGGAGAGGGTGAAGGTGGGTGAGCTGACTGTGGAAGAGGCAGTGCAGGAGTTCAAGGCTTGGCAGTTTGATCAAGATAAAAGATGGCGCTCTCTCCGCTTTCAGCAG GACAATTTACAAAGATTAAGAGACAGCATCACTCGACGCTGTAGAGGCAAAGGGACAAATG AGCTTATGATTACAGCACCCATGCAAACAAACAGTCAGTGGGGTTCTCAAATGAACGTGAATTGCTCAGTGTACGAACCTGCACCTCGTTCGATTGCTCAACCCCCTCCTGTTAGTAGACCGCTGCAGAGAGGAAGCTGGCAGACAGGAAGCACCTCCAGCACTTCTA GTAGTAGCAGTCACAGATTGAGCATTCAGAGCACTGTCAGCAACAGCAGTGGGGTGGAAGGAGAATGTGAG GAGCCTCCAGATATTCCACTTCCTCCTCGGCCTTTCCGGTCTGTAGTGGATACTCCACCAGTGCTCCCTCCACCCAGGGTCCCACCACGGGTAATAGAGAG GAATCCAGAGATACCAAACGAGCGATATGTATCAACTCCATCCCGTCCTGTTCATCAGACGTCTGCGCAAAGGCCCACACCACCTCCACCCATACCGAGACGCACATGGTGA